In Streptomyces sp. 71268, the DNA window CCGCCGAGGTCGGGGCCGAGCCGCTCAAGCAGGCCACGCTCCAGGGCGGTGTGCACGTCCTCGTCGGCGACGGTCCCCACGAAGGAGCCGGCCGCCACATCGGCTTCGAGCTGGTCCAGCCCCTTCAGCATGCGGGTCAGCTCGTCGGCGGTGAGCAGCCCGGCGGTGTGCAGCACGCGGGCGTGCGCGCGCGAGCCCGCGATGTCGTACGGGGCCAGCCGCCAGTCGAAGTGGACGGAGGCCGAGAGGGCGGCCAGGGCCTCGGCGGGACCGTCGGCGAACCGCCCGCCCCACAGCCGGACGTCACCGCTGTTGCTGCTCAACTGTTGTCTCCTCGGGAAGGACGCTCGGGAAGTCAGTGTGCGACCGCCTCCCCGCCACGGGGGCGAGGAGGCGGTGGGCGCTGGCGAGGGTGGCGCTCAGGCCAGGTCGCGCTTGGCGGCGATCTTCGAGGACATGCCGAAGATCTCGATGAAGCCCTTGGACAGCGACTGGTCGAAGGTGTCGCCGGTGTCGTAGGTGGCGAGGTTGAAGTCGTACAGCGACTGCTCGGAGCGCCGCCCGGTGACGACCGCGCGGCCACCGTGCAGGGTCATCCGGATGTCGCCGGAGACCTGCTGGTTGGCCTCGGCGATGAAGCCGTCCAGGGCCCGCTTGAGCGGCGAGAACCACAGGCCGTCGTAGACCAGCTCGCTCCAGCGCTGCTCGACCTGCCGCTTGTAGCGGGCCAGTTCACGCTCGACGGTGACGTTCTCCAGCTCCTGGTGGGCGGTGATCAGCGCGATGGCGCCGGGCGCCTCGTAGATCTCCCGGGACTTGATGCCGACCAGGCGGTCCTCGACGATGTCGATGCGGCCGATGCCCTGCGCGCCGGCGCGCTCGTTGAGCTGCTGGATGGCCTGCAGGACGGTGACGGGCTTGCCGTCGATGGCGACCGGCGCGCCCTCCTTGAAGGTGATGATCACCTCGTCGGCGTCGCGCGGCGTGGCCGGGTTCGAGGTGTAGTCGTAGACGTCCTCGATCGGCGCGTTCCAGATGTCCTCCAGGAAGCCGGTCTCCACGGCCCGCCCGAAGACGTTCTGGTCGATGGAGTACGGGGACTTCTTGGTGGTCGCGATCGGGAGGTTCTTCTCCTCGCAGAAGGCGATGGCCTTGTCCCGGGTCATGGCGTAGTCGCGGACCGGGGCGATGCACTTCAGGTCGGGCGCGAGCGAGGAGATGCCGGCCTCGAAGCGGACCTGGTCGTTGCCCTTGCCGGTGCAGCCGTGGGCCACGGTGCTCGCGCCGTGCTTCTTGGCGGCGGCCACCAGGTGCTTGACGATGGTGGGCCGGGAGAGCGCGGAGACCAGCGGGTAGCGGTCCATGTAGAGCGCGTTGGCCCTGATCGCCGGGAGGCAGTACTCGTCGGCGAACTCGTCCTTGGCGTCGGCGACCTCCGCCTCCACCGCACCGCAGGCGAGCGCGCGCTTGCGGATGACGTCCAGGTCCTCGCCGCCCTGTCCGACGTCCACGGCCACGGCGATGACCTCCGCGCCCGTCTCCTCGGCGATCCAACCGATGCAGACGGAGGTGTCAAGGCCGCCCGAGTAGGCGAGTACGACGCGCTCGGTCACGGGTTTCTCCTTACGGTGCATACGCTGACTGGCATAAGTATGCATCCCTCCGTATGTTTCGTCAACGCGCCGGGCGTGGGCGCGGCGCACGCGCCGGCCGCCCCCGTGACCTCGCAGTCGCGCTACATAAACACCCGGAGAACATTTCACTTGTTCTGCGGAGTTCGCTCGGGCAGGGTGACATCGCCCCGGCCCCGGGGCCGGCTCACCCCTGGCACACGAGCGGACGAACGGACCATGAGACCCGCATCCCCCTGGCACGTCGCCGACTTCCGCACGCTGTTCACGGCATCGGCCCTCAGCCAGCTCGGTACGCACGTCGGCTACGTCGCCGTGCCCCTCATCGCCGTCTCCGCGCTCGACGCCTCCCCCGGCCAGGTCGGCGCCCTCGCCACGCTGAGCACGCTCGCCTTCCTGCTCATCGGGCTGCCCGCCGGGGCCTGGGTGGACCGGATGCGCCACCGCCGGGTACTGATCGCCGCCGACCTGACGCGGGCGGCGCTGTACGCCTCGGTCCCGGTGGCCTGGTGGCTGGACGCGCTCACCATGGGCCAGTTGTTCGCCGTCGTGCTGCTGGGCGGCTGCGCCACGGTCTTCTTCGACATCGGTTCGCAGAGCGTGCTGCCACAACTCGTGGGCCGCTCGGCGCTGGTGCCGGCGAACGCCGCGGTCGTCAGCCTCAGCGCGGTCAGCAGCGTGGCCGGACGCGGCGCCGGCGGCGGGCTCGTCCAACTGCTGACCGCGCCCATCGCCGTGGCCTGCACCGCCGCGAGCTACCTGGCCAGCGCCCTGCGGCTGATCGCGATCCGCCACACCCCGGCCCCGCGCCCCGGGCCCACCATCCGGCTCCGGGCCCAGATCGCGGAGGGCCTGCGGCACGTGTTCGGCAACCCGGAGCTACGCGCCCTCGCCCTGACGGCCGGCCTCATCAACCTCGGCGGCCAGCTCATCAACACCATGCTGCCCGTCCTCTTCGTCCGGGACCTCGGTTACCCGGCGGGCGCGCTCGGCCTGTTCTGGGCCGCGGGCGGGGTCGGCCTCCTGCTCGGCGCGCGCTGCGCCCGCCGCGCCGCGTCCCTCCTCGGCTACGGCCGCACGCTGGGCCTGGCCGGCCTGTGCGTGGCGCCCGCTGGTTTGTTGGTACCGCTCCTCGACCGCGGGCCCTGGCTGTGGGTGGCCGGCGCGGGGTGGCTGCTGGTGATGTTCAAGACGGGCATGGACAACGTGCTCGGGGTCAGCCTGCGCCAGCACATGACCGCCGACGCGCTGCTCGGCCGGATGAACGCCACCTTCCGCTTCGTCCTCACAGGCGCGCTCGCCGTCGGCGCGGCGGCGGCGGGCCTGCTCGGCGAGGTGGCCAGCGTGCGCGCCGCGCTCTGGGTGGGCGGCGCGATCCTCGCCACGGCGTTCCTCCCGGTCTTCCTCTCCCCGCTCCGCACGCGCCGCGACCTGCCCGCTCCCCAGGCACCGACCACGGGCACCCCGGCCACGCCCTCCCCGCCGGCACCGTCCCCCGCCGGCCAGGGGCCCGGGTGCGCCGACCGGGCCGGCGAGAAGGCGCCGTAACGTCGGCTCCCGGCTCCCGGCTCCCGGCTCCCGGCTCCCGGCTCCCGGCTCAGCGTCCCTCGCGTACGGTGTCCGCCAGGATCGCCGCGTGGCTGAGGTCGAGGTCCTTCGTCGCCGTCAGCAGGGTCAGGGTGCCGTGCCTGGCCCGGTCGTGGAGCTGGTCGAGGGCCTCACGGGCCGTGGGTTCCGCCAGTTCCGCCTGGTAGCGGCGGGCGAACTCGTCGCGGCGGGCCGGGTCGTGGCCGTACCAGCGGCGCAGTTCCGTGGAGGGTGCCGCGTCCTTGCACCAGTCGTCCAGGCGCGCCGCGTCCTTCGCCAGGCCGCGTGGCCAGATCCGGTCCACCAGGACGCGGGCCCCGTCGTCGGCCGCCGGCTCCTCGTACACCCGGCGCACCCGCACCTTCACCGCTCGGGCCATGATCGCCTCCAGTCATCGTCCAGTACCCCTCCTCATCATGCGAGGCATGGGAAAGACATACGAACGCATCGAGGGACGGTTGCGCGCCTTCATCGAGGAGCAGAAGATCTTCTTCACCGCCACCGCGCCGCTGTCCGGTGAGGGCACCGTCAACCTCTCGCCCAAGGGCGTCGCGGGGTCGTTCGCGGTGCTGGACGAGCGGACCGTGGCGTATCTCGACTTCGCCGGCAGCAACGCGGAGACCATCGCCCATCTGCGGGAAAACGGCCGCATCACGTTGATGTGGTGTGCCTTCGACGGGCCGCCGAACATCGTGCGGGTGCACGGGCGGGGCGAGCCCGTCTTCCGCGACGACCCGCGCTGGGTCGATCTCCTGCGGCACTTCCCCGCCGTGGACCCGGAGCCGCACGGGCTGCGGGCCGTCATCCTGGTGACCGCCGAACTCGTCCGGGACACCTGCGGCTACGCGGTCCCCCTGATGGACTACCGCGAGGACCGCGCGCTGCACGCCCGGCGCTTCGCGCGCGAGGACGACGCGTCGCTCAACGCCTACTTCCAGCGCAAGGAGCACATCGCCACGAGCATCGACGGCCTGCCCGGCCTCCCGTTGCCGCTGCCACCGTCGCCACCCCCCGCCGAGGGCGGGCAGACGCCCCGCATCCCCGCGCCGCGCTCGCCCGGCTGAGCCGGCGGGCGGATCACCGAAGGCGCGGCCGGCCTCGCGGGCGCGCGGCGGCCAGCAACACGAGCAGGAGGCCGGCGCCGGCCGCCGCCACGGCCGAGCCGGCGACCAGGGCACAGACCACGATGAGGGCCTGCGCCGCTCCGGCCACCAGCAGCGGCCGGCGCACGGGCCCAGCCCCGCGCCCCGCGCGGGCGATGCCCCGGCAGGCCACGGCGTCCAACGCCACGACGACCACGCCGAAGACCAGGGCGGCGACCACCAGGGCGTCGCTGGGGCCGCCGGTGGTCTCGTCATCGGGCCCGATGCCGCCCGCGAAGGTGGGCACGAACCAGAAGCAGTACGCGGAGACCACGATCATCTGGGCGACGAGCAGGGCCTGGATCATGAGCCGCGTCAGTCGGTGCGGGGTGCTCATCGTCTCGTTGCCTCTCGTCGCTGAGTGTGAACGCCCCGGCGTGGGACGTCCACACTCAGCGGTTTGCCTTGCTAGTGCTTCATGTAGTCCAGCGTTCCGTCATTCACGGAAAGCAGGCACCATCCCTTGACCTGCGAATACGCCTGGTCGGAGGGGATTTGGGCGTCCTGGGCGTACTGCCCGTAGAAGCGTCCCCATGCATTGTTGTAGTAGTCCATCTCGTGATGCCTACGTGCTACGGCCTCGCTCATGTTCGGGGGCTTCGGCCCCTTCTCGTGCCGGTCGGCGAAGCCCTTGGCCGTCTTGGAGCCCATCTCCAGGGCCATCTTGCCGTTCCAGATGCAGTGTCGGTAAGCGTCCTTCTTCCCACCGTTTCCCGCACTACCGGGCCAAGCACCACCCGGCTTTCCTTCCACGTTCGCCCATGCTTGGGCATGCGTCGCGGCGTCCTTGGCCTTCTTGCAGACACTCCACCGGCTCGGCCACTTACAGTAATCGAATTCGGAGTCGTTCATCCCTCCGTCGTATCCGCGAGTTGTCGCCTCATCGGCCCAGTCGGGGATGATGACAAGATCTTTTACCTTGTCCTCAGTGCCCGGGCTCTCTCCGGCCGGCACGATCTCGCCATCGATGAACTGCTCGGTCGCGGCCTTCTTCGCCGCAGAACCCACTGGGTCCGACAGCGCACTCGTACCGCCGAACAGCGTCACGTTGCGGGCGGACGCGCTGTGGTCCTCACCGAACCACTTGGACCCCTGGTCAAGCACAGTGGGCGAGTTGAGGAGGAGGGGCATGCTCTCAGCGGCTGCGTAAGCACCCGCACTCAGTCCGTCGCGGTAGTCCTTCGTTGTCGTCATGCCCACACGACCCGGCTCGGGCATGAACTTGTCCGCGATGAACGCACTGGTCTCGATGGCGTCTCGGCCAACTACGGCGGTGTCGGTACTCGCATAGGCACGACGAGCCGGGCCGCCCACAGCAGTCACCTTCGTGGAGTCGGGCAGCCCGTCGAGCCACTTCCTGGCCTCCACATCGAGCGTGGGGCCGTCGCTCAGGATCAAAGCACCGTCCACCGCTGCAACAGCGCTGGCCGCACTCACGCTGTCCTTCCAGCTATCTGCTGACGCCACCGCCACCTGACCGCGAGCGCTGAGGCCATCGCGCGCAACCTTGAGGGAGGTCTCCGTCGGAGTGACTCCGGCAAAGCGAACGGTGGTGTAACCACGGTCTCTTACGGATTTTTCCACCGCCGCACTCACGGAAGAACCAACGAGATAGACAGTCTTCCCCGAGGGAAGTATCCGAGTCAGCTCAAGTGCCACCTTGGCATCGAGAGCATCGGTGCTGTTCGTCAGGAGCGGCCCCTTCTTCGCCTTGGCCAACGGAATGCCTACGGCCCCGTCGTGGTGCTCGGCACTCGACGTGATAACTGCTGCCTCGGCAGAATGGCCACTGGTCGCACCAACTGACTTCCAGCGCGCCTGGGAAATCTTCACCGTAGTGTCGGTGACATCGGTGCCGGCGATGCGAGTGAGAGTGACCGCATCGAATGCAGAGTCCACCCGAAATGGCTGCCATGCGGACCAGCCAGTGTTGTGGTGTGTGCCGTCATAGGCTGAGGTACGGAACTCGTAACGCCCCCCGTCTCGCAACAGCCCTGAAGGTACGGTGACCGAGGCGGGTTCGCCGGCCGGAACCCAGTTCGACACCAAGTAGTTTCCCACGGTCGCGCCGGTGGCCCGGTCGCGGATCTCGAAGGTGCCGTTGACCGTGTCGCCATCGACGTCGTCAAAGCTCGCGCGAAGCACGGGGGTAGTGCTGTTTACGATCCACTCCCCGTTGCCGTACGCGTAAGGAGGGCCGGCTCGGTGGTGCACGCCAGTTTGAGGGCGGTAGTTGTAGTTGACCGACAGCTCAGGCGGGTTCTCGGCGTTGTCGGAGGAGTTGACCCGCTTCCACATCTTGGGGTCATCGCTGGTGGTGCGCAGTCCCATGTGGCCCGTGGAAACCTTGGCGGACGCCCAAGTCTGGACTAGCTCGGTCGCATCCGCTGCGATCCACCCGTCGGCGCCGCAGTCAGGGTTTCCCTTCGTCTGGGTGGATGAGTGGTACTCCTGGCGCCATTCAGGCTGGTTGCTCCACCGCGAAGTGGTAGCAGCCGCGCCGGTATCCCACACGGTCCACGGGTAGTCCTTACAGTCGGTGTTGCCTGAGTGGAAGTTGTAGAGCTGCAACTCAGCCTTGGCGATCAAGGCATCCTTGATCGGCTCCGTGTTCCAGTGAATAAAGGAGCGAGCCGCACGGTTGCTACCGTCTGGGTTCGATGTGCCTGGGTTACCGAAGTCCAGTTCCGTGTCGGAGGACCAGTCTCGGTCGTCGCCACGCTGAACGTAGGTGTCGAAGACGTTCGACAGCGCCGAGGTGGAGGGGTCGATGGTGACTGGGTAGCGCGTGTTCTTATCAGCGAGGAAATTACGGTCCGGCCTGATAACGAGGTCAATGGTGCCGCTGCCCTTGTTGACGACGTCCATGCTGACGGCAGCACGTCGACTGTGCTTGCCTGAGGGCGCGTCAACGGTGGCATCCCACATGATCGGAGCGGGCATCACGGCGCGTACTGAGCCGGACCGAACATCGATAAAGTGCACCGAGCCATCCGCTTGCTCGGTGGCCTCCAAGCCCTTGGACTTGACGGGCAGAACGTAGGAGTAGTCCTCCTCGGTGGGCCGCTCGGCGAGTTCTACGTACTGTGCGAATCCGCTACGCGTCGCCTCCACGAGTACGTCCGCCCCGGGCAGGGCCTTCCTGTAGCGGGCCGTGGTTCCGGAAAGCTCCGGAGCAGGGAGCCCGCCCTTCCATTGCAGGTGTATCTGATCGTTACCCGTACCGAGAGTGACCAGATCTCGTGGCGCGGCCGTTCGCGAATCGTTCAGCGACCGCGCCACGCGACCGCCACCCGGCGACACGTGCAGGCTCTCGGGATGCACCTTGGGCCCGACCACGCCACCGCCCAGGTTTGCGAGCCTTACGTCTACTTCGCGCCACTTCCCTTCTTGCTTTATGCGCTCGGGCCCTGACGTCATTTCTGTCGTGAACGAACCATCGGGGTTGGCGAAAGTCTGAGAGGTCTCAGTTCGCCGGGAAACCAGTTCCACCGGCTTGGTGTCACGACGAGCCTGGAATCGGGCAGTCGGCACTTCACCGGCATCGCCCGGGAGGACCTGTTCGATCGCTGCGACCTCACTGGCCGTCTCTTGTGCGCTATGACGTGCGGCCGAATCTGCCGCCACAGCCGTGCTACTTGCCATGAGCAGGGCCGTTCCAAGGGCCATCGAGTGGAGTGGCCATCTTCGCCTGGGGCGAGGGGACACGTTGTTCCTTTCATCTGTTGCCCTCCTTCGATGAGAGGGCAAGCCAAATGGCGACGAAACCTGTGAATCACGTCGCTTCGGGTATCGCGTGTCGAGACCTTGGTACGCGCCGCACGTTAGCCCAGCATTCGATCGCGCTGGAGTACTTCTAGCCAATCGGACGCTAAGCACCTGGTCAAACGAAGGTCCGCAAAAGGTTGTACGGGAATCTTCGGCGACTGCATAACGATTTCGGCAGTGGACGCCACGACCTCTAGCCGGAATCCGCCTGCGATGCGCCAACGCCCCTGGCGAGTGGGCTCTTCAACTCTTCCCTCGTCTGAGCACCTTCCGCACAATGGCCGAACTGCCCGCCCTGCGAGCTGCTCCCGACCGGGGGTGACTCCTTGAAACGGTCCTGCCCACCGGTGTTGTACACGTACGCGGCTCCGCCGATCAGCGCTCCCACGCCCGCCGCAGCGCGTCGATCTCCTCCGGCGTGCTCTCACGGGCGATGAAGGGGATGTCGAGCAGGTGGCGGGTGTGCTCCTCGCCCATCCGCTCGCGCACCACGCGGGAGTCGGCGAGCACCTGGGCGTACAGGGAGGCGCCGTCCATGCAGAAGATGTCGATCAGCGTCAGACGGCCGTCCAGGGCGCGGCGCACGTTCCCCGCGTTCAGGTCGATGCCGTCCCACCAGGGCATGGACGCCCGGTAGGCGGCGTTGACGTCGCACGCGGCGCGGTGCACGGCGGCGAAGTCGGGGTCGTCCGCCACCACGGGGCCCGCTCCTACGGGACCCGCTTCCACGGGATCGCCTGTCGCGGGACCGGCCGTGCCGGGGCCGGCCGTCGCGGAAGCCGTCTCGACGGTCGCGGGCGCGTCGGCGCCGGGGGTCGGTGCCTTCGCGGCGTCGTCGGCGGGTTCGCTCCGCGCGTGTCGGGTGGAGGCCGGTACGGAGGTCGGGCGCGCGTGCCACTGGCGCTGCACCGCGTCGGCCACCGGTGCCTCCACCGGTCGCAGGAACTCCATGACGGTCATCGTGCCGCCGCCGTCCAGCGCTTCGGCCCGCTCGACGCGCGGCAGGTAGGGGTTGCCGTCGCAGCGGCGGCACAGGTCGAGGAAGGCCGCGTACGCCGGGTCGAAGGGGCACACGCGGGCGGCCAGGTGGCCGCTCGGCGAACGCAGGCCCACCGCCCAGTCGCCGACGCCGCAGGGCGTCCAGCCGAGGCGGACGAGGTGGGCCGTCGCGTCCCGGTGCGTGCCGCGCGCCCAAGGGTGTTCGGCGAGCGGGGCGAGGTCGGCGTGGGCGGGCGTGGCGGTGTCGAAGGTGCGCATCCGGGCAGCGTAGGAGGCGAAGTGCCGCCGGGCACAACGGATTTCGCCCCTCCGCCGCGTCGGCGCGATCCACCGGGCGCGGGGCGCCGCCCGTCTCCCCGCCCGGCGCGGCCCGGCTCCCGACAGGGTGGGGCAGGCGCCCAACAGGGTGGGTGCCGAATGCCAGTTGGCCCGCGCGTGTGGGCCACGCCGGGCGCCAAGTTGTGGCAAGGTGTCGCGGTATCGGGGGAAGAGTGCGAGCCTGGAGCACGCCGACGAGCGCGTGCGTAAGGAGCTGACACATGTCCACAGAGAGCACCCGCGCCACCATCGACGCCTATCTGGCCAAGATCCGAGCCCGTGACCTGGACGGCGCGGTGGCGCTGTTCTCCGAGGACGTGGACTGGGACGCCCCGGCCTCGGGCGCGGCCCCCTGGTCGGGCCGGCGGTCCTCGCGCGCCGAGGTCGCCGAGTTCTTCCGACTGCTGCACGAGTACCTGGCGCCGCAGGACTTCACCGTCACGCACACCGTGGTCGAGGGCGACCACGGCGTGATCATCGGCCACCTCACGGACACCGTGAAGGCCACCGGCGCGACGCTGGCCACGCCGTTCGCGGCCCATGTGACCGTACGCGACGGGCAGATCGTCGGGTATCGCCTCTTCGAGGACACGCACGCCCTGGCCAAGGCGCTCAGCGGGGTCACGGGCCCGCCCGGCGCCGACGGCGCGACCGCCCCCGCCGGCTGACGGCCCTCCCCCGCGCCCGGCCCGGCCGTCGTCGCGCCGCGCGCGCCGTACCGACACGTCGACGTGTCGACCGGCCCCCGTCGTAACCGGCGTACGAGCCGACCCGACGCGGCCACGGCCTGGCGCCCCAACGCCGCCCCGGCAGACCTGATCCGTCCCACCTGTCCCACCCGTCCGACCTGCCCCCACGAACCTGAGCCACCGACCCACCGCCCCCGGCGGCCGCCAACCCGCGGTTCGCCGGTCGGGCGGACCCCCTACGTCGACCTGCCGCGTGTCCCGCACCGGGGCGCGCCGACCGGCAGCAGGAGCACCAGGAAAGGCCCCGATTCCATGAGCCTCAACGACACGCTGTCCCAGCCCGCGGTGCGCGCCTTCGTGGCGGCCGTCAACGCCTGCGACCGCGACGCCCTGTGGGCCACGCTCACGCCCGACGCGTCCATGACCGACGACGAGAAGGAGCACAACCTCGTCGAGTGGGCCGAGCGGGAGATCTTCACCTCGCACCCGAGCATGGACGTCGAGTGGGAGTCACCGGACGGGCTGTCGCTGCGGGCCCGCTACCACAACGACATCTGGGGCGACCTCTCCTCCGCGTGGACGTTCACCCTCACCGACGGGAAGATCAGCCACTTCGCGGCCGGGCCCGCCTGAGACAAGGCCGCCCCGGGCGCGCGACCGGACGACCGGCGCGCGCCGAGTGGGCGGCCGTGCGCGGCAACCGGGGCGCCCGCTGACCGCGTCCCACCCACACACGGCTACGGGCAGGGGAGAGGAGCCGGGTGAGCCACCCTCCGGGGGGAGCAGCGAACACGGCGGGGAGCGCGACGGTACGCCTGCGGCTGCTCGGACCGGTGGGCGTCGACGTCGACGGGCGCGAGGTCAGCCTCGGGCCGCAGCAGTGCGCGCTGCTCGCCCTGCTCGCGCTCGCGGGCGGGCGGGCGGTGAGCACCTCGCGGATCGTGGACGCGCTGTGGGAGGGGGCCGCGCCGGGCGGCGCGATCACCACGCTGCGCACCCACATCCTGCACCTGCGGCGCATCCTGGAGCCCGGGCGGCGGGCCAGGGACGGCTTTCGTGTCCTGGTGAGTTCGGGTGGCCGGAGCAACACCAACTACGCGCTGCACCTGGCCGAGCGGGACGTGGACGCGCTGTGGTTCCTGCGCCTGGCGCAGCGGGCGCGGGCCGCGTTCGCCGAAGGCGACGCCGCGCGGGCCGTCGCGCACTGGGACGCGGCCCTGGCGCTGTGGTCGGGCCCGCCCCTGGACGGGGTGCGCGACCGAGGCTTCGCGCTCGCCGAGGCGGAGCGGCTGACCGAGATGCGGGTGGTGGCCCGGGAGGAGCGGGTGGACGCGCTGCTCGCGCTCGGCCGCGACGAGGAGGCCATCGACGCGCTCGGCACGCTGGTCGAGGAACAGCCGCTGCGGGAGCGTCCGCGCGCCCAACTCGTCCTCGCGCTGTACCGGGCGGGCCGGCAGGCCGACGCGCTCGCCGCCTACCGGGACGTGCGGCGGGTCCTGGACGTGGAGCTGGGCATCCAGCCGGGCCGGGCGCTGCGCGAACTGCACCAGCGGGTCCTGAACGCGGACCCGGCGC includes these proteins:
- a CDS encoding pyridoxamine 5'-phosphate oxidase family protein; protein product: MGKTYERIEGRLRAFIEEQKIFFTATAPLSGEGTVNLSPKGVAGSFAVLDERTVAYLDFAGSNAETIAHLRENGRITLMWCAFDGPPNIVRVHGRGEPVFRDDPRWVDLLRHFPAVDPEPHGLRAVILVTAELVRDTCGYAVPLMDYREDRALHARRFAREDDASLNAYFQRKEHIATSIDGLPGLPLPLPPSPPPAEGGQTPRIPAPRSPG
- a CDS encoding nuclear transport factor 2 family protein, which translates into the protein MSLNDTLSQPAVRAFVAAVNACDRDALWATLTPDASMTDDEKEHNLVEWAEREIFTSHPSMDVEWESPDGLSLRARYHNDIWGDLSSAWTFTLTDGKISHFAAGPA
- a CDS encoding cell wall-binding repeat-containing protein, encoding MAADSAARHSAQETASEVAAIEQVLPGDAGEVPTARFQARRDTKPVELVSRRTETSQTFANPDGSFTTEMTSGPERIKQEGKWREVDVRLANLGGGVVGPKVHPESLHVSPGGGRVARSLNDSRTAAPRDLVTLGTGNDQIHLQWKGGLPAPELSGTTARYRKALPGADVLVEATRSGFAQYVELAERPTEEDYSYVLPVKSKGLEATEQADGSVHFIDVRSGSVRAVMPAPIMWDATVDAPSGKHSRRAAVSMDVVNKGSGTIDLVIRPDRNFLADKNTRYPVTIDPSTSALSNVFDTYVQRGDDRDWSSDTELDFGNPGTSNPDGSNRAARSFIHWNTEPIKDALIAKAELQLYNFHSGNTDCKDYPWTVWDTGAAATTSRWSNQPEWRQEYHSSTQTKGNPDCGADGWIAADATELVQTWASAKVSTGHMGLRTTSDDPKMWKRVNSSDNAENPPELSVNYNYRPQTGVHHRAGPPYAYGNGEWIVNSTTPVLRASFDDVDGDTVNGTFEIRDRATGATVGNYLVSNWVPAGEPASVTVPSGLLRDGGRYEFRTSAYDGTHHNTGWSAWQPFRVDSAFDAVTLTRIAGTDVTDTTVKISQARWKSVGATSGHSAEAAVITSSAEHHDGAVGIPLAKAKKGPLLTNSTDALDAKVALELTRILPSGKTVYLVGSSVSAAVEKSVRDRGYTTVRFAGVTPTETSLKVARDGLSARGQVAVASADSWKDSVSAASAVAAVDGALILSDGPTLDVEARKWLDGLPDSTKVTAVGGPARRAYASTDTAVVGRDAIETSAFIADKFMPEPGRVGMTTTKDYRDGLSAGAYAAAESMPLLLNSPTVLDQGSKWFGEDHSASARNVTLFGGTSALSDPVGSAAKKAATEQFIDGEIVPAGESPGTEDKVKDLVIIPDWADEATTRGYDGGMNDSEFDYCKWPSRWSVCKKAKDAATHAQAWANVEGKPGGAWPGSAGNGGKKDAYRHCIWNGKMALEMGSKTAKGFADRHEKGPKPPNMSEAVARRHHEMDYYNNAWGRFYGQYAQDAQIPSDQAYSQVKGWCLLSVNDGTLDYMKH
- a CDS encoding nuclear transport factor 2 family protein; the protein is MSTESTRATIDAYLAKIRARDLDGAVALFSEDVDWDAPASGAAPWSGRRSSRAEVAEFFRLLHEYLAPQDFTVTHTVVEGDHGVIIGHLTDTVKATGATLATPFAAHVTVRDGQIVGYRLFEDTHALAKALSGVTGPPGADGATAPAG
- a CDS encoding MFS transporter; the protein is MRPASPWHVADFRTLFTASALSQLGTHVGYVAVPLIAVSALDASPGQVGALATLSTLAFLLIGLPAGAWVDRMRHRRVLIAADLTRAALYASVPVAWWLDALTMGQLFAVVLLGGCATVFFDIGSQSVLPQLVGRSALVPANAAVVSLSAVSSVAGRGAGGGLVQLLTAPIAVACTAASYLASALRLIAIRHTPAPRPGPTIRLRAQIAEGLRHVFGNPELRALALTAGLINLGGQLINTMLPVLFVRDLGYPAGALGLFWAAGGVGLLLGARCARRAASLLGYGRTLGLAGLCVAPAGLLVPLLDRGPWLWVAGAGWLLVMFKTGMDNVLGVSLRQHMTADALLGRMNATFRFVLTGALAVGAAAAGLLGEVASVRAALWVGGAILATAFLPVFLSPLRTRRDLPAPQAPTTGTPATPSPPAPSPAGQGPGCADRAGEKAP
- a CDS encoding argininosuccinate synthase, with protein sequence MTERVVLAYSGGLDTSVCIGWIAEETGAEVIAVAVDVGQGGEDLDVIRKRALACGAVEAEVADAKDEFADEYCLPAIRANALYMDRYPLVSALSRPTIVKHLVAAAKKHGASTVAHGCTGKGNDQVRFEAGISSLAPDLKCIAPVRDYAMTRDKAIAFCEEKNLPIATTKKSPYSIDQNVFGRAVETGFLEDIWNAPIEDVYDYTSNPATPRDADEVIITFKEGAPVAIDGKPVTVLQAIQQLNERAGAQGIGRIDIVEDRLVGIKSREIYEAPGAIALITAHQELENVTVERELARYKRQVEQRWSELVYDGLWFSPLKRALDGFIAEANQQVSGDIRMTLHGGRAVVTGRRSEQSLYDFNLATYDTGDTFDQSLSKGFIEIFGMSSKIAAKRDLA
- a CDS encoding DUF488 family protein; the encoded protein is MARAVKVRVRRVYEEPAADDGARVLVDRIWPRGLAKDAARLDDWCKDAAPSTELRRWYGHDPARRDEFARRYQAELAEPTAREALDQLHDRARHGTLTLLTATKDLDLSHAAILADTVREGR